CCCAAGCGCAAGAAGCTGGATACTTTAAAGATGAAATAGTTCCTGTTTGGAGCGGGAAAGATAAAAATATTTTTGTTGATAAAGATAATATGGTTAGATCTGATACATCACTTGAATCAATGGCAAAATTAAAACCAGCTTTTGATAAAAAAAATGGTACAATAACTGCGGGTAATTCAAGTCCTTTAACAGATGGAGCGGCTGTAACTTTATTAGCAAGTGAAAGTTATGTTAAAGAAAAAAAATTACCAGTACTAGGATACATAGTAGATACAGTAACTGTAGCAGTTGATCCTCATGATCAATTATTAATTGGTCCAGCATACGTTATTCCAAAAATTCTAAAAAGAAATAATTTAACAAAAGAAGATATTGATATTTTTGAAATCCACGAAGCTTTTGCTGGACAAGTATTAAGTTGCTTGGAATGTATGAATAATGAAACATTTTGTCGAGAAAAATTAGACTCTCCATTATTTGGTGAAATTCCTCCAGGAAAAATAAATATACAAGGCGGTGCAATTGCAATTGGCCATCCATTTGGAGCCACTGGAGCAAGATTAATTGGAAATGCTTTGCGTATTTTAAAAAGAAAAGGTGGAAAATATGCCGTTGTTGCAGTGTGTGCTGCGGGCGGAATAGGAATGGCCATGTTACTTGAATCAAAGTAACAATATTTAAATAAACAAAGGAGATGTTTATATGGAATTAAAACTTCAATCCAAATCAAAAATATTTCATTTTTCTATGCGTGACGGCATTTGTATTATAGATATGAATGATGAAAGTAAAGCGGTTAATAGTTTTACAATATCAATGCTTGAAGATATCGATGAAAATATGCCAAAGATTTTAGCTAATGATAAAATTGAAGGTATTGTAATTACTTCATCAAAGAAGAATTGCTTTGCAGCAGGCGCAGATATTTCAATTTTTAATACGTTTACAAGTCAAGATGCTGGTGAAAGAGGCAGCAAAGAATTGCATAGAATAGTAAATTACTTTGCTTCTGCGAAAGTTCCTACCGTAGCAGCAATTCATGGTACTTGCTTGGGAGGGGGACTTGAACTCGCACTTGCTTGTCACTTTAGAATTTGTTCAGCAGATAAGTCAACACAATTGGGTTTACCTGAAGTTCAACTTGGAATTTTACCCGGCGGAGGAGGAACACAAAGATTACCAAGATTGATTGGCATAGCTCCTGCACTCGACTTAATTTTAACAGGCAAAAAAATAGACGGAAAAAAAGCTTTAAAACTTGGTTTGGTGGACGATGTCGTACCTCCCAATCAATTATTAGAAAAAGCTATTTCTTTATGTAAACAAAATAAATTTAAAAAACGTTTGTTACCTTCTTCTTTAGGAATGGTTTCATCAATGCAAGGTAATTTTGATTTGCAAAAATTAGCTTTAGAAGGAAATCCTTTAGGAAGATTATTAATAAGTAAACAAAGCCGAGGAATGGTTTTAAAAAGTACAAAAGGAAGATATCCTGCCCCTCTTAAAGCATTAGAAAGTGTCATGCGTGGAGTTGAATTACCTTTAGAAAAAGGATTAGAAATTGAAGCTAAACTTTTTGGTGAATTAGTTGTTAGTGAAGAAAGTCGATCTTTGGTTCATATCTTTAATATTATGACTGCAGCAAAGAAAAATCCTTTTCCTAAATCTGTACAAGAGGCTGCTACACAAAAATACATTCAAAATTTAGAAGATGGAAATACTTCTGTTGGAGTCCTTGGTGCAGGACTAATGGGAAGTGGTATAGCAACTGTTCTGGCTGAAAAAGAAGTCAGAAGTACTTTAATTGATAAAGACTCTTTTGGATTGCAGCGTGGCTTAAAATCTGTTTCTAGTTACTTTGATGAACGTTTTAAAAAGAAAAGATTAAAATGGTTTGAACGAGATTCTAGAATCTATCGTGTTAGCCCAGCATTAGAATTTGCTCCATTACGTTCAGCAAGAATTGTGATTGAAGCAGTTTTTGAAGATATAAAAATTAAACATGATGTTTTAAAGAAATGCGAAGAAACTATCACCCAAAATGATTTTATTTTTGCAACAAATACAAGTAGTCTACCTATTGCTAAAATTGCAGCCAAAGCAAAAAATCCTGAAAATGTAGTAGGCATGCATTTCTTTTCTCCAGTACCTAAAATGCCACTAGTCGAAATAATAACTACAGATAAAACTAATCCTGAAGCAACTTCTGCAGTGTTTGATTTAGCTTCAATTATGGGAAAACAAATTATTGTAGTAAATGATGGACCTGGCTTTTACACCACGCGTATTCTTGCCTTTCAAATTGCTGAAGCATTAAATATAATGGTAGAAGGTGGAAAAACTGAAGATATTGATGAAGCTATGGAAAAATTTGGAATGCCTGTGGGACCTATAACGTTGCTAGATGAAGTTGGTATTGATGTAGGTGAACATATTATTAAAGTACTTATGGAACCTTTTTCTGATCGTCTTATAGTACCAAAAGAAATAGAAAGTATTTCTAAAGAAGGAAGAAAAGGAAGGAAAAATAACCATGGTTTTTATAAATATGAAAATGGCAAAAAAGAAAAACCAGATGAAAGTGTATACAAAAGTTTCTCAACGCCAAGAAAAAATATTGATCAAAAAGAAATAGCAGATCGCTGTGTCTATGTTTTTATGAATGAAGCTGCTAGATGTTTTGATGAAAAAATAATAAAGTCTGAAGATGATGGTGATTTAGGAGCAATTTTTGGTTTAGGATTTCCTCCATTTTTAGGGGGACCATTTCATTATGCAAAAGTTTTAGGAAAAGATAAGGTAAAACAAAAATTAACAGAACTCGCTGCAAAGTATGGAAAAAGGTTTGAGCCAGCTAAATACTGGGATAGATGAGTTAAATGCTATTCTATGAAGAGAAAATAAGAAGTTTAATAGTTTAATAAAATTATTATTCTTGGAGAAATTCATATTTTTCTTTTAGCAGAGAAGTAGCTTCTTGTTCCTCTTCATCCGTTGTTATATTTAAATCTAATTTTATTTTTCCATTTTGAAAAGTTCTCAAAAATGCATAATTAGCAGATACTCCTTCAGAGGTGCGGCAGCGACTATCTCCTAAATCATTTGTTAAACCAATTGAGTTAAGAGCTGCTATTAATTTATCACTTAAGTTACCTTCTGCTGCAATAAATGCTTTTTCCATAATTTCAGGTGCATGGGTATTGGTCATATAATTTCCAGCAGTGGCAATACTAAAGCGATCATCAATATGTAAACGAATTTTACCAGCTTTAAAATTTGTTACATTTTCGCCATGATATATTTCACTAGTAATATTATTATATTTATCTTTTTTTAAGAGGAGTATTTGTCTATCTTTGTGTTTATAGTCTTGGTTTGGTTGGGTTAAAAATTTACTAATTACTTTAGCAGTA
This is a stretch of genomic DNA from Pigmentibacter ruber. It encodes these proteins:
- a CDS encoding thiolase family protein, with the translated sequence MEMNDVKENTTKKSTNSRKEKVAVVSTVRTPFVKSFGVFEQETALSLSLRVANEIISRTGVQASDIDECIWGVVIPQTKNANLAREIVLFSGLPTSISGFTLNKACDSSLQTAEIAADRILLGKNKLVLAGGVEVLSDVPIPFSDEARRFLTKMSRARSLKERLSLISNVNPKWFLPKPPAIAEPFTGLSMGEHAEIMTVKNNISRVKQDEFALKSHLNAAQAQEAGYFKDEIVPVWSGKDKNIFVDKDNMVRSDTSLESMAKLKPAFDKKNGTITAGNSSPLTDGAAVTLLASESYVKEKKLPVLGYIVDTVTVAVDPHDQLLIGPAYVIPKILKRNNLTKEDIDIFEIHEAFAGQVLSCLECMNNETFCREKLDSPLFGEIPPGKINIQGGAIAIGHPFGATGARLIGNALRILKRKGGKYAVVAVCAAGGIGMAMLLESK
- a CDS encoding DUF1028 domain-containing protein; the protein is MNIYKHTILLLFINFLGFKTFSYATFSIIAIDLHTNESGAALGTCYTKQFKIYTTKLNINLADYVVLENNGFGIMNLQSDINDFTPIWLSTAKGILAQDEPYYTAKVISKFLTQPNQDYKHKDRQILLLKKDKYNNITSEIYHGENVTNFKAGKIRLHIDDRFSIATAGNYMTNTHAPEIMEKAFIAAEGNLSDKLIAALNSIGLTNDLGDSRCRTSEGVSANYAFLRTFQNGKIKLDLNITTDEEEQEATSLLKEKYEFLQE
- a CDS encoding 3-hydroxyacyl-CoA dehydrogenase NAD-binding domain-containing protein, with protein sequence MELKLQSKSKIFHFSMRDGICIIDMNDESKAVNSFTISMLEDIDENMPKILANDKIEGIVITSSKKNCFAAGADISIFNTFTSQDAGERGSKELHRIVNYFASAKVPTVAAIHGTCLGGGLELALACHFRICSADKSTQLGLPEVQLGILPGGGGTQRLPRLIGIAPALDLILTGKKIDGKKALKLGLVDDVVPPNQLLEKAISLCKQNKFKKRLLPSSLGMVSSMQGNFDLQKLALEGNPLGRLLISKQSRGMVLKSTKGRYPAPLKALESVMRGVELPLEKGLEIEAKLFGELVVSEESRSLVHIFNIMTAAKKNPFPKSVQEAATQKYIQNLEDGNTSVGVLGAGLMGSGIATVLAEKEVRSTLIDKDSFGLQRGLKSVSSYFDERFKKKRLKWFERDSRIYRVSPALEFAPLRSARIVIEAVFEDIKIKHDVLKKCEETITQNDFIFATNTSSLPIAKIAAKAKNPENVVGMHFFSPVPKMPLVEIITTDKTNPEATSAVFDLASIMGKQIIVVNDGPGFYTTRILAFQIAEALNIMVEGGKTEDIDEAMEKFGMPVGPITLLDEVGIDVGEHIIKVLMEPFSDRLIVPKEIESISKEGRKGRKNNHGFYKYENGKKEKPDESVYKSFSTPRKNIDQKEIADRCVYVFMNEAARCFDEKIIKSEDDGDLGAIFGLGFPPFLGGPFHYAKVLGKDKVKQKLTELAAKYGKRFEPAKYWDR